CGCACAGTCGGCGTCTGCAGGCGCGTTCGGGTACGCCCTCAAAAGTGCAAACGCGAGATTCTCGTAGACCTCATCTGACGTTTTACTAGGCTTGCCTCCGTTTAGGAGGCCGGCCGCGACGATCCCATCGGCGATCGCGCGGAGTTGCTCTGTCACTTCTTTTGACTCGGCGAGAAGCATTTTCTTGTGTCTAGCACTTCTCTGCGGGTCGAGGTCGGCCTGGTCGGCAATCGGTGTTGCGAGCTGTGCTCGGATATCTGCAGCCTTTTGCAGCGGCGAATCCACGTCCACCGTGAAACCAGGGTTAGCGAGTCGCCTCGCCGAAGGATCTATATGCAGTCCGCGCAACTGCTTGAGGCTAGTGAGTCCGAGCAAGGAATTGCCGTGCAGAACCTTGTCATCAACGAAGCTGAATGGCTTTTTGGGATCGAGGGAAACCAGCCATAGAGAGAGTTTGCACATCTCTACGGCCATTTCGTTGATGTCGGCACCGTAGAGGCACTGAGAGACCACTTCCCGGATGGCTAGGTTGAGATCGCGGCGAGATGTTTCGTTGGCCGTCGTGGATTCCTGCTGCCATGCTTCCAAAAGTCGTTCGCCTAAGTACCTCGCGGCCGCGACCAGGAAGGCGCCCGATCCAACCGCGATGTCGGCGACCCGAAGGTTCAGGATTTCCGTAGAGCTCTTGAGCTTCCATAGGGATGAGTCCGCGGTCTGGAGGGGGCCAGGCTCATAGCACAGTGGTTGTAGGGCGTGAAGTACTACTTCCTCGGCAAGCGAGCGTGGCGTGTAGTGGGCTCCGGCATTGGCCCGCGACTTGGTCTCGTGAACAACTACGCCCCCTTCTGGCACTACGTAGGGGATGCCACGAAGATCTCGGCGGATGAGATTTCCCCAGCTGGCGATTTCGTGACGCCGCTCTTCATCGTCTATGAGATGACGAATCTTGAGGTCGACTTCTTCCGTCTGTGGTTCGTCGATCGCTGAAAGCGTCTTCGCCAACTGGGCCGGGGTTTTGGGGTCTGCCCCGGGCTGATCCGCTTTCCAGAATGAAATGAGCTTCCTGGCCAGTGTCTCATCGTCGCCACCGGATACCCGGTACAGCTCTTCCAGCTTGGCGAGGGTGATCTCGGGTTCCGCTCCAGGCTTCCCCACGATTCCGAGGACGATCTGCCCTGTTGGCACCCGCTTGCACGTGTAACCAATGAGGCCCTCGTAGATGTACCCGATCTGTTCCACATCGATATCGCGGAACGAAAGCTTCTGTCGTGTTGCAGTCCGCCCAGTGCCCGTTTCGGCGTATTGAACGGAGCGCAATACCTCCAGCATGACACGGTCGCTGACACGAATGGCTAAGCCCGCGGACGTGCTGCTGCCTTCCATCCAGGGGAAACGCTCGGGATCAAAGAGCGAACCCCCGTATGCCGGCATGCGTACGTCGTCAAACGAGGCACCCTCGTACAGCGCTCGGCTTGCTGCTAACAACCGATGCCACACCTCGGTCCGCTCCAGCGATTCATCGCCGTCATGCCGTTTACGCTCATCAAGTTCGTTCAGTTGCCCAGCCATCGAATAAGATGTGCGATACATTTCTCCGGTCGGCATGAGCCCACGTTCTTCGGCAAAGAGTAGGAAAACTACCCGCATCATGACCGTAACTGCAGCCTCATAGACGCTATGAGTATCGGCGGGAAGGGGGTCGCGCAACCCCCTTCTCCTTGCATTCAGCGAGTTCTCCGAAAAAGCCTGTACCAGTAGTTCAACGGCGCTGCGTACCTGGGTTCCTAGTGATTCGGTGATCTGTTCGGCGTCCAGCAGACTGTCGGCAATCAGCGCGTCGAGGCGGTGGCTCAAATCTGCCCCGGAGAATGACTTGAGGTTGGCGAGGTTGATATAGGCATCCCTCGTCAGCAGATCACTCGCCCAGTTCAATCCGTCGGTGATGCCGCTGCCAATGGTCGAAACCCTAGTGGCGTCCTTGCGGGTGTCTGCCCAGACCACCGACCACCACCGGCCATCAGTCACAATTCCACAAGGGATCTCTGCCTTACGGAGCATCTCTCCCATGCGGTCGATCAGGTTCGCTGACCAGCCGTCCTTGCCGTCCTGTCGCAGACTCTCTACCGGGTCCACAGTCAGGAGCAGGGCACGGGTCTTGCCGTCCCTCAGAAGCCTGCCAGTGGCTGACGTAGTGACAGTCCCCATGGGGTTGCGAGCGGTGAATTCTGGGTTCGGTTTGGCAAACGTCTCGTATCGTTCTCCCCATTTGCAGAGGTCCCGGAGCACAAAAGACACCCAATCACTTTGAGTGTCGCGGAACTGCTTCAAGTGTGTGTTCAGCTGTTCTGTGTCCGTTGAAAGTTCGGTCAACGCATCAAGGCGGGCGGCATCCAGGGCGTCGTATGCCTTTATGAAGTCAGCGAAGCGAAGCTTGAAGGCCTCGTGGGCCTCAGCGGAAAGCCGGGGAACGACGTCACCCCATGCCTTTTTCGCCACGGGGACCGAGATGAACGGACCTTCGATGTCAAACGCCTGAATCCAGGAGGCATGTGACGTCTGAATTTTTTGCTGAAGTGCGTTGCGTGCTGCAATGTTCATCGCTATTTGGCCCACCTATTCCGGGCTTCGTCGGCGGTCAGTTGCGCGTCTTCCGGCGTCAGTGCGAAGACAACGGCTGCCGCTAGTGTTTGCGGACTGACGTCCTGGTACCGACGCTCCACGATGGCAAGCTCCTGTTCCTTTTCACTTTCGAGTGCATCGAGTCTGAGACGAATACGGAGAATATCCTGCTCCCGTTGCCGTTTCTCGGCGTCCTCCCACATCGGAATGTTCATGTCCTGTTCCGCTTCCTTGAGACCCTCCAGTGTTCCTTGGAGCGTGTTCTTGAACCGGGTAAAGATCTCATCAACCCGCTTGCGGTCCTCGACACGGCGTGACTCCAGCGCCCCACGGACTTTTTCAGCACGTTTTGCCGCGGTTTCGTCCACAATCTGCTGCACGCGCGCTTTCATGGAAACCGACTCGGCTTCACTGTTCCAGATCTCCGAGAGAGCGACCCGATGGGCTTCCGGGGCAGCAACCAGCCGCCCGGCGTCGAGCGCTTCCGCGAGCTGTCGTTCTACGCTGCCCTGAGCGATCGCCTGACGGCGGTTGAGGCGTGTGGCGGCGAAGAATACTTCCTCGTGAAGTCGGAGCCCGCCTTTGCCTACGAGAACGAGGCGACTCGCTGCAGCCACGAAAGATTCCTGAAGGCCGTCGACCACTACCGCCGTAACTCTGCTGATGCGTGCGTCGGGATTCCACAGTTCGGAGCGGAGTATCCGGGAGGACCGCTGGACCAGAGGATGCCCCAGATGCACGTGGACAAGATCCTTGTCCTCTTTCGCTCCCTCGGCATCGAACGTGATCTTGCGCTGGATACCGGGGTGAAGCCGGGTAGCCAGCGTGTCCACGGTTCTCACCCACCGAGGTTCCAAGACGGGCACTTCGAAAACAGGCGCATCAGTGTCTTCGCTGCCCGCGTCCATTAACGGGGGTTGGTGGTCCATCTCAAGCGCAGTAGCGACTACACGTTCCAGGTTCGCCGGGGTGAGGTGTAATTCGCTGCGGTCTCTTTCCAATCCCTCTTCCAGATTAGTGAGCCTGCGGTTAAGTTCCTGGCCACCGGCCAACATTTTGTTAATCGTCTCTTCGGCAGAGTTCCTTTTGGGCGCTGGCTTGGGGACGTCCCACCCCCCAAGTTCTCTCTGGATGTCTGGAGCCACAACTTCGTTGGCCGATCCCAAGTCATTGCGAACCCTGGCGATCTTGTCGGCTATACGGGCGAGGAAGGCGGCGTCCCCATTGAGGAGAGCTTTTGACTCGCCCACAGGCGTGAAGTGGTAGACCTGCGGATTGTGGGTTTGGCCGTAGCGATCGATTCGGCCTATGCGCTGTTCAAGCCTGGTCGGATTGAAGGGGATATCAAAGTTGATTAGACGGTGGCAATGCTCCTGCAAATCGATGCCTTCACCGGCAGCATCGGTCGCCAGCAAGACCCGAACCTGTTGTTCGGACGGAGGAGCGTTGAACCTGGCACGGATGAGTTCCCTTGCCTCCTTGTCCGTTGCGCCTTCAATTACTTCCAAACGTCCGTCTGTGTAGCCGTTGCTTTGCAGCACGTCTCGGATCCAATTGAGGGTGTCCACATATTCGGTGAAGATCACCACGCGCTGGTCGGTCCATGACTTGGTGCCATTGGGACCGTGGGTTCGACAGACACCATCGAGCCACTGGAGGACAGCTTCTAAACGGGAATTCGCTCTGCCTTCGTAGTCTCGACCCCACTCGGCCAGTTCTTGGAGGAGGGCCCGATCGCCGGCGGACAGACCGTGTCCGGAGCGGGCCGCTTGAAACGCTTGCATCTCCGGATGTTCCAAAAGCCCTTCTTCCTCGTCTGCGGCGTCGGACCCGAGAGTTTCGTCGTAGCTCACATAGTGGTTGGCGAACTTCCAGTCGTTGTTGGAAACGAATGCTTCTGCCGTCATGGCAAAGGCAGTGGGAGAAGAAAAGAACCGCTTCTTGAGAAGCAAGGTCACGAGGTCGCTTGAACCCGAGCGATGCTTTGCCGCCTTGTCCCGGCGTGTGGTGAAGTCAAGAAGCCGTTCATAAGCGTCAGCCTCGTCTTGGCTAGGGGTGAAGGGAAGCGCAATGACATCGCGGGGTTTGAATCCCTTGTCGGGGAGATCGTCTTTCCTCCGGCGAACTGCCACTGCCTTGAGGGCTTCCTGGTCCAGCGCCGCCCCTCGGGCGAAACGGCGGGGATCGATCATCTCCAACAAGGCAGTAAAGGATTCGGCGTAACCGTTGTGTGGCGTAGCGCTCAGGAAAAGCCGATTCTCGCAGGCATCGGCAAGCTCTCGCACTGCGATGGTTCGGAGGCTGTCAACTGCGTAGCCACCTCCTGCCTTGCCGGAGGGCGACGACGGCGCCACGTGGTGTGCCTCGTCCACGACGAGGATGTCGAACGCAAACTGCCGGGCGCTGGCCGGGTTCTTCACTTCCGAGTAGATACTGCGGAGCATCCGCTGCGCGCGAGGCTGGGACAGCCACGCCATAGAAACTATGGCACGGGGATAGAGGAGGAACGGGTTGGCCTGCGGGCCATAAGTTTTCTGAGCTTCTACGATCGATGCACTGTTGATGATCTCAAACTGAAGGCCAAACTTGTCTTCCATTTCGTCCTGCCATTTCAGACAGAGGCTGGGCGGACAAACGACGAGGACGGTACGGGCACGGTGACGCAGCAGCAGCTCTTGGACAACGAGGCCCGCTTCGATGGTCTTTCCCAACCCAACGTCATCAGCGAGGAGAAGGTTGGCGCGAGAGGCTTCCAGGGCCCTGCGCAAGGGGTCGAGCTGGTACGCCTCAACGTTGGCAGCGCTTCGGAAGGGGGCCTGTAGCTGCTTGGCATCTGCTGAGGTCACTGCGCCCCAGCGGAGAGCATCGATAAATGCAGCGAGAGTTTCAGGGTCGTCAAATCGCTCCGGATCGATCTTGTCCGGCAAATCTTTGTTTGGGACAAGCGTCCGTCCCGGCTCAAGTTCCCATACGACCTTGAGCTCGTGGCCCAACCGGTCATCTTCCACAGACTGTAGTGCCACGGAATGCTGGCTGCCCTGGACCCCCTCGTCTGCCGGACTGCGGGTCAGCCCTTGACGTTGGACATCCGTGACCACCCACCGGGATCCGCGAACCTCAACCAATTGCCCCTCTGTTGGAACGCCCGCGGTCTGTCCCTGCCCATAAGTGACGGCAGTAACGCTCATGCATATCTCCCCAGTAAGAAGCTGAAACCTTACTGCCAGTTTTACACAGTTCGGAGAGAGGCAGCGGGAGGGCTGGCGGCCGGGTCAATTTGGAGCGAACCCGGATTCCTTTTGAGTGATCATTTCAGGCTGGGAGCCCTGCGGTCGCAGACTCTCCGAGTGCGCTGTCACGAAGACAGCGCCTCATGATCCTGGCGCTGCGCTAGCCGACGAAGCCGGGTACACCAGAGGACATGGCACCTGGCGTGAGCCGGACCTGGCCGGCTATGCCGCGGAAGCCTAACTTCAGCACATCCTCGCCGAACACCCGGAGCTGATTCCAGGCATCGGACCCGAAGCCGTCACCGGGAGTTCCAATCGGCTGCCGGGCCAGCCGACGTCGTCGTCGTGGATTCCGACGGACAGGTGACGCTCGTAGAGAGCAAGCTGGCCGGCAACCCGCAGATCCGTCGCGAGATCGTCGGGCAGATGTTCGACTACGCCTCGCGCCTGTGGAAGATGGACATCGAGGACTTCGATGCGCGCTGGCAGGCCCGGAACGGGAAATCGCTCTTTCAACCCGATGACGACGGCGCCCTGCTGCGCGACGCCGTTGCCCGGAATCTGGAGCAGGGCCGGTTTCGGATCGTGCTGGCGGTCGATGCGATCAACGAGCCGCTGAAACGAATGGTGGAATATCTCAACGCCATGTCAGGGCCGGAAACATCGATCATCGCGGTGGAGTACGCCAGGCTCACGCAGGGCTCGATCGAGATGTTGATGGCCCAGACCTATGGGGAGGAGCTGGCTGAGGCGAAAGCGGCATCGGACTCCCGTGAGCGGACCGTATGGGACGCCGAGACGTAGGCGGCGTGGCTGGAAGCGAACGAACCGGCGTCGGTGCCCAACTTCCTCGCGTTCATGGATGAGGCTGCAACCCTTGAGCTGGAGTTCCAAGGCTCCCGGGCGGTCAGCGCGTCGGGCGGGCTGAAAATTTACGATGCGCAGGGGAGGCGGCTCGGCACAGTGTCGCTGTTCCACTTCTCCGGCCAGGGAACGTCGATTGAGTTCAACCTCATCCCGATGTCCCGGTTGTCCGACGAAGACTGGCCGGCAGAGACCGCAGTTGAGTCGTTCTTGAACGAACTCAGCAACACCCCGGGTCTGACAGAGATTGGGGAGAATCTTCGTTACAGTCACTTCACCACCCGACGGCCGAACGTATCGCTGGTTGCATTGGAAGAGGACTCCCTACGGCGGGGGCTTCGCGCCACTCGGCTCCTGCGAGGAAACAGGTCAGGTTCGGGAACCAGCTCAGGCGGAGAATCGCGGGATCAGGAATGACTGGGATTTCCGCCCCTCCTGCGGGCGTATGTTCGCCTGCGCGGGGCGGATCGTACACTCAGGTCCCGGATAGGATGCCAGAGTGGCCGAATATGAAAACGTAGACACGTTCCTGAAGTGGGCAGCTAAGCTCTCCTCCGAGATTGAGTGGAGGGAAGAGGAACGCCCGTACAAGATTGACATGGGCGAGCGGCTGACCGTAACGCGACAGAAGCTCATCTTCGGCGAGGCAAATTGGTTTGAGTTGCTCCTGGAGGATTTATCGCACGGCAATCTTCTGAATTGGAGGTTCCTCGACAACCTGCGGAAATCCGGGAAGGAACACCGAAACGAGCTGAAGGCCGCAATCGAAGACCTGTGGACCACCGAATCTTCTCCGGCAGCCCTCACCACCTTCGTCGACGGGATCCGTGGGTTCGCACCGGATCTTGCTCCCGGCAACCTGCTCGCCTTCGGGTCCGTTCTGCTCATGGCGACCAATCCGGGGATGTTCCCGCCCTACCGTGCCGAGCCTGCCACGAGTTTCCTGAAACTCATCGGGGCCGCGGACATTCCTTCAAACCGGGCACCCGCAACGGCACGCTATGAAGCGTTTCTGGCCGGTTTGGATCGGCTGCTCGAAGCAGCTCCCTCAGTCGGCCTGGAATTAGTCGACCGGCTGGATGCCCAGGGTCTCGTCTGGCTTGTCACCAACTACTCGCCTCCGGCCGAGTGGGCACCGAGCCGTAAACGCGAATTCCTAGCCTGGCGCAGCCAGCAGGACACAGTGCTGGTCGAGGAGGATCTGCGGTCCGGCCCCTATCCGCTGTTGGAAACAGCCGCCGCATCCATCCTGATCCCCGGAATTGTGGGCGGCCCGTCTCCCTTTGACCCCGACGTCGTGTCGTGGAGCGAGGCGAACGCTCGGGAACTGTACCGCCGGGTCTATGAGGACCCCGACGCCGGTGCCGGCACCTTCATGGAGAAACTTGAGAAGCAGCTGTCCGGAGCCGACCGCGGAGTGGTGCTCCTCGCTGCGGAACTCATCGCACTGCAGTGCCTGCCTCTCGCCAACCTGCGCCCGGAAACCAAGCTCGGTCGGGTTTCCCGAGTATTGTCCTGGCTCGATCACGCTCCGGCCATTCCCGAAACCCTGGAATCAGGGCTGCTCGCACACGGCGCCTTCAGCGGCGGCACCGGCTTCAATGTGCAGCTCTGGCGGCACCTGTGCTGGCTGTGCGATCTGGTCATCAGCCTTCGCAGCAGCGAGGATACTGCCGCTCGCGCCGCAGCTACTCCGCAGGGATTCCATGACGTTGCCGAAGCAGTCGCGGGTAACCTGCCGTCCATCAGGTACTCCATGGAATACCTGAGCTGGCCCGGGTTCTTTGAGCCGATCGTCAACTGGGGCCACCGAAAGAAGATCCGCAATGCCTTCGCCCACGAAATAGAGGGCGCGTCAGGCGACGACGAATTCTCCACGGCCAAGGATCTGCACCTGATCCGCAAGGCGCAGGAGGCACGGATCGGCCATCGCGTCGAATGGTATGAGGAACCGTTCGTCAGCCAGTGGCGGCCCAAGGCCGAGCGGGCTCCGCGCGCCTGGCTGGTGCGCCAGTCACAGGCGGGCGTGGCCCTGGCCGGAGGTTGGGCGGACAAAGGAGTCGTCTCACTCGAAGCTCAGTACCTGGGTGCCCCGGAGCCGGAGGCTTCCTTTGCCGATCTGCAGACAGCGGTCGACGCCGGATATGGCCACTTGGATTATTCCGAACGGCGGCTGCGGGCTCGTTCCTACCACTCGTTTTTGACTCAGATGAAGCCTGATGACCTGGTGGTCACGGTTCTGGGCAAGAATCTGCAGCTGGGCGTCATCACGGGGACTGCTGAATATGTCCAGGAGGACACCGTCGCCCAGTTGATGTGCGAGGTCGCATGGCAGGAACAAACGATTCCGACGGAAGATCTTCCGGTCCCCTTTCCCCGGCTGCTCGAAGAGCAGGGGACAGTCATCGACATGACGGAGGGGCTGCCGCTCATGCGTACCTGGCTGGTGGAAGACGTGGATCAGGACGACGACGTCGTGCCCGTACTTACGATTCCTACCGGCGGCGTTCCGGAACTTCCGAAAGCCAGCGATGAATTTGCAGACAAGCTGTTCATGGGCAAAAACGACCTGCAGGAAGTCATTGACCTGCTGCAGACACGAAACCAGATTGTCTTTTACGGTCCACCGGGGACGGGCAAGACGTTCCTGGCCCGCAAACTCGCGCGTTATCTGGTGGGGGAGGAGCACACCAACCATGTGACCACGGTGCAGTTTCATCCTTCCTACGCGTACGAGGACTTCTTTGAGGGGTATCGCCCGGTTAAGGGAACCGACGGTCAGGTGGCGTTCGCACTGGTATCGGGCCCGCTGCGGCGGATCGCAGGAGCCGCCGCGGCCGAACGGGACAAACCGTTCTTCCTGATCATTGACGAGATGAACCGCGGCAACCTGGCCAAGGTTTTCGGTGAGCTGTATTTCCTGCTCGAATACCGCGACCAGAGCATCGATCTGCAGTACAACTCCGAAGAGAAGTTTGTTCTTCCTCCCAACCTGTTCATCATTGGCACGATGAACACTGCAGACCGTTCCATCGCCATGGTGGACGCAGCCATCCGCCGTCGTTTTGCGTTCGTCGAACTGCATCCGCAGGACGGCATGACGAGTGGCCTCCTCGATCGCTTCTTGGCATCGCAGAGTATGGACCGGCGGCCTGCGCTGCTCCTTGATGCGCTCAACCAGGAAATCGAGGCGGAAGACCGGGACCTCATGATTGGCCCGTCCTATTTCATGAAGCCTGATTCTGTATCTGATGCGGGTCTGAAACAGGTGTGGAAATATGAGCTGCTGCCGCTGCTGGAAGAGCACTATTACGGCAGGATGAGCCGGCAGGAAATCCACGCAAGGTTTGGCCTTGAAGCGATCGCTCGCAAGGTCGACGGGATTTCCTCGGCTGACCTGTGAGGCACATCCAGATAGGGGAGCTGGAGGATAACCATCCTCCCGTAGCCCTGTCAGACGCTGAGGCTGCCGGATTGGCCAAAACTGGCCTCGTGCAGGTCCAGCTGGCGGGGAACGGCATGTGGCGGCTTTCCCCACGCGGGCTGGTGGGTTCCGCCGAGGTGGGCGACGTTTTGTTGGATGTCCGTCCCAAGGACAAGGTGGGTATCAGCCAGCTGCTCTTCCTGCTGGGATACGCCCGCAACCCGGGCTTCCAGCCGGACGACGTGGCTGGCGTGCAGACAACCGACCTGTGGTCAGCGCTCGCCGAGTCCCTTGCCCGCCAAAGCGAGCGGGCCCTGGCCCGCGGTGTCCTTCACGGCTACGTTTCCGTTGACAATGCGCTCAGGACCGTGCGCGGACGCATCCGGATAGCAGACCAGATCTCCCGCCGGCCCGGCATGCTGCTGCCCTTGGAAGTCACCTACGACGACCACACGGCGGACATTGCGGAGAACCGCATCCTGCGTGCAGCGCTTCGACGGCTCCTCGGACTGACCCGGGTGAGGGGCTCGGTTCGGCAGCGGCTGGCGCATCTGGAGCGGAAGCTCGACGGCGTCGGGGATCTGCGCGCCGGCACTGCTCTGCCGTCGTGGCAGGAGACGCGCTCCAACGCGCGGTATGTGCCGGCGCTGCGTCTGGCCGAGATCATTCTTCGGCACTCGGTGGCGGAAACCGCCGTCGGCGGAATCCGGGTCGCGTCCTTTGCCGTTAACATGGCCACGGTCTTTGAAGACTTCCTCGAGGTAGCTCTCGGCGAGGCGGTAACACGGTTGGGGATGCCTGGTGGGCGGATGGAACGGCAATACAAAACGAGGCTCGACCATCCGGGAGAAGGCACCGGGCAGGGTCGAATCCATATGAAGATTGACGTTGTTTACAGAGCTTCCGGTACGCCGCCGGTGGTCTTCGACGCCAAGTACAAGGCCTCTTCAGCCGGCGGTAACTATGCCAACGCGGACCATTACCAAATGCTGGCCTATTGCACCGCACTGGGAGCCCCGCGGGCCTGGCTGGTTTACGCCGGCGCAGGTGAGCACCGGTCCCGCAGGATTGTGAATACCGGCGTCGCCGTTGAGGAATATCCGCTGGATCTCTCGCAGCACCCCGACGAAGTCTTGGCGCGGGTCAACCGCTTGGCGGAACTGTCAGTGATGAGGACTGCAGAAGCTGCAGGCAACGAAGGATAGATGCTGTTTACAGGATGAGCTCCGGGAGAACCCGGAGCTCGACCAGAACCTGAGGGGTGCTGTTGCTAGCTCTTCGTTTCGGTCCATATGACCTGACCTCTGAATACTTGAGCAGGACGGATCCTGCCGCTAGATTTTGCCTAGCTCGGGTTACCGATCAAGCGCCACAAGAAGATCGCGCCCCCGGTCAATCTTGGAGATCCGCGAGATGCTCGCGCAGCCCGGGATAGCTGCTGTTCTCAGCGAGCACCTTCTCGAAGTCTTTCCTGGCCATCGAGCGCTTGCCTTCGCGGAGATAGGTCAGACCCCGCTCAATGAGGGTGCGATGCCGCAGATCCGCCGGCCGGGATCGTATCCGCAGTGATTCTTTGAAGGAGGCACGGGCAGCCTCGAAATAGCCCTGCTCACGGAACGCGATGCCGCGCTGGGTCAGCAGGAAAGTCGCTGCCTCGTCCTCGTTGGTGAGTCCCTCAGTGAGGTCGACGACGTCATTCCACCGTCCCTGCTGCGTGTACAGCTCTGCCAGAGAGACAGCGGTAACGGTGCTCGGTTCGAGTTGTTCGACGACGTCGACGGCGGCCGGGATGTCGCCGGTTTCCTGGTAGAGCTCGGCCAGCAGCAAGCCGATGAGATTCCGGTCCGGGGGCAGCTGGACGGTGATGCCGTCTGCGATGGGCAGGGTGAACGAGGCGTCCGGCAGATATTTTTGGATGAAGTCATCCGTGGCCGGGTCATACCCGGTACCGAATAGCCAGGTCAGCAGCTCGAGACCACGCTGCGTGTCGCCGGCGGGAAGCGAAACCAGGGTTGCCTCCAGAAGGGAAACCAATGGACGGGCAGGCGGGTGGTCGGCACCGATGCGGGCCAAAGACGCGTAGTCGGGTTTTCCCAGGACGGCCCTATGGAGTTCCTTTTCCCACTTGGGTGCGAAGAGGCCGGGAGTTGGGGCTTTAGGAACCAGAACCGCTTGAGGAGCGGCACCCGGTTTAGGATTCGAGCCCCGTTTGGCGGCTGCTCCGGGTTGGCGACGACGTCGAGTGTGGCCGGATGACAGGGTTTCCGTGTGATAAATGCCGGTACCGGGGATGCCCACGGTGCGTGTCACACGGCCTGAAGAGTTTGCTGAGATCCTGGCTCCTTTGACGCCAGCGCTGACGCCGATGCTTTTAGGGGTGACCGTCATCCTAATGCCTGGTGCGATCTTGAACGATTTTCGTGCCCTGAACCCCATCTGAGCTCCCACTATTACGCGTCGTTTTCACCGTGCAGCGCTGCTCATTTTTTAGTATAGGTAGCTGCAGAGACTGCGTCGGTGGCTGATGGTCATTGGCGATACCGAAGCCCGCACTTATCTGGCGCGCTGGCTCTGGATTCGGACCCCGCCCCACCATCTGCAAGGATAGTAGTAAGGCTACTGATAAAGGAGATCCCATGCAGAACGAAATGCAGGAACATCCCGCTGACGAGAACGCCCCGTCGACCGGGCGGACCACCCCGGTGATGAACATTCCGGCGGCAGACATCGTCGACGCCGGAGCATCCGCAGCCAGGCCGCGGGACGTGGACCCGGCCGAGGTCGCCATCCTGGCCGAAGCCGAAGACCCGGGAACCCCCGGCCTGCGGCTGCAGGAACTGGCCACCGATGAGCCGAAGGCCCGCCCCGCCGTGGCAGCCAACCCGGCCGCTGGACCCGAACTGCTCAAGTGGCTTGGCGCGCTTGATGACCCGGCTGTGAACGAGGCACTCCGCCGCCGCGAACAGGCCCAGCAGGCAGAACGCGGACACTAATTTCTAAACTGGTGGAGGGACGGGCAAACCAGTCCGCCCCTCCACATCTTTGAATGCACGCCCCTATACCGATGAAGTGACAAACAAGATTTCGGCAGCCTGCAAAGAAGCAGCCCGTACGTCCAAGGAGAACCCCATGCTTTCCCCAACCTCCGCTCCCACCGCCCTCTCTTACGGGGTGCACTCGGAGGTCGGCAAACTGCGCAAGGTTCTCGTCTGCTCGCCGGGCCTGGCCCACGAACGGCTCACCCCCAGCAACCGGGCAGACCTGCTGTTCGACGACGTGATGTGGGTGGAAAACGCCCAGCGCGACCACGCCGACTTCGTCACCAAGATGCAAAACCACGGCGTGGACGTCGTCGAACTCCACGACCTGCTCGGACAGACCATGGACATGCCCGAGGCCCGGGCCTGGCTGCTGGACCGGAAAATCATCGCCAACCGGGTCGGACTGGGACTGGTCTCCGGCACCCGGGCCTTCCTGGATTCGCTGACCGGACCGGAACTGGCACGCTACCTCATCGGCGGGCTGGCGACGTCGGACCTTCCCGCCGACTACCGCACCGACTACATCTCCCTGGCCCGGGAATCCCTGGGCCGGCCCGAATACCTGCTGCCGCCGCTGCCCAACACCCTCTACAC
This genomic interval from Arthrobacter sp. zg-Y820 contains the following:
- a CDS encoding DNA methyltransferase; translation: MNIAARNALQQKIQTSHASWIQAFDIEGPFISVPVAKKAWGDVVPRLSAEAHEAFKLRFADFIKAYDALDAARLDALTELSTDTEQLNTHLKQFRDTQSDWVSFVLRDLCKWGERYETFAKPNPEFTARNPMGTVTTSATGRLLRDGKTRALLLTVDPVESLRQDGKDGWSANLIDRMGEMLRKAEIPCGIVTDGRWWSVVWADTRKDATRVSTIGSGITDGLNWASDLLTRDAYINLANLKSFSGADLSHRLDALIADSLLDAEQITESLGTQVRSAVELLVQAFSENSLNARRRGLRDPLPADTHSVYEAAVTVMMRVVFLLFAEERGLMPTGEMYRTSYSMAGQLNELDERKRHDGDESLERTEVWHRLLAASRALYEGASFDDVRMPAYGGSLFDPERFPWMEGSSTSAGLAIRVSDRVMLEVLRSVQYAETGTGRTATRQKLSFRDIDVEQIGYIYEGLIGYTCKRVPTGQIVLGIVGKPGAEPEITLAKLEELYRVSGGDDETLARKLISFWKADQPGADPKTPAQLAKTLSAIDEPQTEEVDLKIRHLIDDEERRHEIASWGNLIRRDLRGIPYVVPEGGVVVHETKSRANAGAHYTPRSLAEEVVLHALQPLCYEPGPLQTADSSLWKLKSSTEILNLRVADIAVGSGAFLVAAARYLGERLLEAWQQESTTANETSRRDLNLAIREVVSQCLYGADINEMAVEMCKLSLWLVSLDPKKPFSFVDDKVLHGNSLLGLTSLKQLRGLHIDPSARRLANPGFTVDVDSPLQKAADIRAQLATPIADQADLDPQRSARHKKMLLAESKEVTEQLRAIADGIVAAGLLNGGKPSKTSDEVYENLAFALLRAYPNAPADADCAMLTSITGSGLAPTVETDYIRWKPLHWIIEVPDVMITHGGFDAIVGNPPFLGGQKLTGSMGENFRNWLVYVIAHGRRGSSDLVGYFFLRAAALLRPEVGQLGLIGTDSVAQGATREVALDPLLQSGLIIRRAIRSEKWPAKSASVRYSAVWGSLAPLEPGAETSSDGNKGKVLSTLATEDSIAGAPKKLFENDGLAYQGCILLGPGFILSRESALNMIEKDPINRSVLTPYLIGEDLNSLVDGVSQKWVINFGNRTYDAAAKFVEPMSRVRELVYPVRMNNTRKARRERWWQFAEKSAGLTHSIAQNSRVLVIAQVSPALAPVFVAADNTFDQQLVVFTPESYAFFAAICSSFHVQWVIEYGLTKGSNPVYTPKSVLQTFPFPELTTALEEIGKEFDELRSEVMIERQLGLTKLYGLINSPDCRTDDQINNMRNMIRALDEAMLSAYGWTDIALGHDFHVYNKVQKWTIAPDARRQVLDRLLQENHRRSLLELHNEVPNKARRSGTNRRLPGTTDAQERMF